DNA from Coriobacteriaceae bacterium:
CCGCCAAAGTAGCGGTTCTTGATGGCCGTGACAGTGCCGGCGAGTCCCTGGGGCGATTCCACAAAGCGGGCTACCGTGTCGCGTGCGCTGGCGCCGGAGAGGCACAGCAGGTGCTGGCTGCGGAGGGCGATGCCAGAGCGGACGCGGGCCAGACGCTCGGCGTCGGTTGCAAGCACGTCGTCGGTCTCGTCCAGATATGAGCGGATCATGCCGATGCCGTCGTAGTACTGCGGGTAGCCGTCGTAAAAGTCAGCCTCGGGAGGATCGATGCCAGCGTCCAGATAGAACTCGTCGCTCATCTGGAAGGTGTGGCGGCCAAAGCGCTCATAGGCGCGGTCCTGGAACGGTCGGATCATGGCAATGGTCTCGCGCGCTAGCTCGGGCTTGTCGCTGTAGGACCAGCTAAAACGCTTCTGATGCTTGGTAAAACCGAGCGGCACGATGCCCAGGCTTGTGATTTGCTCGTGCTCCTCGCAAAAGCGCAGGGTCTTTTCCAGCTCCTCGCCGTCGTTCATGCCGGGGCAGAGCACGATCTGCGCGTGGATTTCGATGCCCGCAGCCATGATGGCCTCGAGCACATCCATGCCGCGCTGGGCGTTGCGGCCCATCATGCGGCGGCGGACGTCGGGGCTCACGGCGTGGACCGACACGTTCATGGGGCTCATATTGCGGTCGATGACGTTTTGCACGTCCTCGTCGGAGAGGTTCGTGAGCGTAACAAAATTGCCCTGCAAAAAGCTCAGACGATAGTCGTCGTCGCGGATGTAGAGCGTGGAGCGACCGCCCTTGGGCAGCATCGTCATAAAGCAGAACACGCAGGCGTTGACGCAGGTGCGCATGCCGTCGAAGATGGGGCCATCGAACTCCAGGCCCCAGTCCTCGCCGGGAAAGCGATCGAGCTCAACGGGGGTGACGGTGCCGTCGCGCGGATCGAAAACCTCCAGCTCGACGGTGTCGTCGTCTGCCTCCCAGAGCCACACGATCATATCGGTCAGCTGCTCGCCGTTGACCGCAAGCACGCGCATGCCCGGCTCGATACCCACATCCCATGCGGGCGATTCGGGACGTACGTTCTTAACGAGCGCGCCCTCACCCGGCTCGGGGTCGCGGCTGCGCCCGTAATCGGCCACCTCGGCGGCGTATGCGGGTACGGTCTGGTCCATGGTTAGCGGCAAAGCTCCTTGATGCGCTCGACGGCGCGCTCGATGTGTTCTTGTGGGGTGGAGGCTCCGGCGGTGATGCCGATGTGGTGAGCGTCGGTAAACCACGCGGCCTGGAGCTCGGATGCCTCTTCGATGTGATGTGTATGCTCACAGACGTTGGCGCAGATCTGTGCCAAACGACGTGTGTTACCCGAGTTCTTTCCGCCCACCACAACCATGCAATCACAGCGTTTGGCAAGTGATGCGGCTGCCTGCTGGCGCTCGCTAGTGGCGGCGCAGATGGTGTTGATCACACGCAGCTCCTGCACGCGCGGGGTGATGGCAGACACGACCTCGGCGAGGTTCTGTGCGGTCTGGGTGGTCTGCACAACCAGACCCACCTTGCCCTTGAGCGACAAGGCGTTGGCGTCGGCGGCACAGCTCACGACCTGCGCATCATTGCCGGCGTGGCCCAGAATACCCTCGACCTCGGGGTGACCAGGCTCGCCTACGACCACCACGCGGTAGCCCTCGCGCACCAGACGCTCGGCTGCCATATGGACCTTCTTGACGTAAGGGCAGGTGGCGTCGACGACGTTAAGGCCACGCTCGCGAGCGGTATCGATGACCTGTGGCACCACGCCGTGGGCGCGGATGATCACGGTGCCGGTTGTGGCGTCGTCCAGGGTTTCGGCCAAGCCAACGCCTGCCTCAGCGAGCTCGCGTACCACGATGGGGTTATGGATGAGCGGACCCAAGGTATGGACCTGAGTGCTCTCCCCTGCCTGCGGCGCGGCGGCCAGCGCCATGTCGAGCGCACGCTGTACGCCGTAGCAAGTGCCGGCGTGGGCGGCGATCTCAATGGTAGGCGCGATTGCCTGGTCGGACGCAGTCGCGGCGGTGTTCGTTGCGTTCTCGCTCATGGCTAGAACCTGCCCGGATGCTCGTCGCACAGCTCGTCGCGCATGGTGTAGACGCGGTCCATAGCCTCGGTCTCAAACCATGCCAAGCGCTCTGTGCGCTTGAGTCCGGCCGGTGCGTCGGAAAGCGAGACGGCCTTGCCGGCGCGAATCCAGCACTTCTTGGGGCGCATGAGCTTTTTGCCCTTTGGCGTAATGTCGGACCAGCCGCAGATGGCGAGTGGGTTGACAGGCGCCTTGCCCATCTGGGCGATGAGCGCAAAGCCGCCGTGGACCTCGGGCTTGATCTCGCGCGAACGGATGCGCGTGCCCTCGGGGAAGATCAGGACGTCCTCGCCGCGCTGCAACGCGTGCTGGGCGGCGCGCAGGCACTTCATGTCGGCGGTGCCGCGCTCGACGGGAATGCCGCCCACGCGGCTAAAGGCCCAGCGCACGATCTTGGTCTTGGCGAACTCGGACTTAAAGATGGGGCGCACGCGGCGGCCGCCAAAGAACAGGGCGGTTTCCACGGCGAGCACCTCGGCCATCGAGGTGTGGTTGCAGATGACTACGCTGCCGTGGCCTTCCTGGCGCTCAAACAGCAGATCGGCGTCCTCCACCTTCCAGCGCCACATGAGCTTGGAGAAGGCCCATAGGATCGCCATGACCACGACGACGGTGCCGCGGATGAGCGCCGGGAACTCGGCGTAGGGGGCGTTGTAATAGTCCTCGGGCGTCTGCTTAAACAGGCGCATGGGCTACCTCCTTTGGTTGATGAGGTCCTCGATGATGCGTACGACCTCGTCGATGGTATGGGCGGTGGAGTCGACGTGCACGGCGTCCTCGGCGGGCACGAGCGGGGCGACCTCGCGGCTGCTGTCGAGCTTGTCGCGCTGCTTGAGGGCGTCGAGGGTCTCGTCGACCTCGGCCTCGAGCTGCTTGGCGGTCAGCGGCTGGGCGTCGTTTTGGTGGCGCTGCAGCACGCGGCGGCGGGCGCGTTCACGCGGGTCTGCCGTCAGGAAGACCTTGACCTGCGCGTTGGGGAACACGACGGTGCCGATGTCGCGACCCTCGGCCACGATATCGCGGTCCTCGGCGGCGCGGCGCTGGTGAATGAGCATGGCGGCGCGCACACCCGGGTAGGCCGAGACCTTGGAGACGTTGGCATCGACCTGCGGGGTACGGATGGCGGCCGAGGCGTCCACGCCGTCGATGGTCAGGCGCGTGTCCTCGCCGGTGCCGTTGGTAAAGCGGATCTCGATCTGCTCGGCGAGGGCGTCGATGGCCGCCTCGTCGTCCAGATCGATGCCGCGGTCGAGTGCGGCAAAGGTGACGGCGCGATACATGGCGCCCGTGTCGAGCTTGTTAAAGCCCAGCTGGCGGGCAATCTCCTTGGCGATGGTGGACTTGCCGGAACCGGCGGGGCCGTCGATGGCGACGATCATGCAATGCTTCCTTTCGGTGGTTGACGTGCTGGTATGGGACGCGAGTGTTGGGGTGCGGCGGGTTGCCTAGCCCGTGTAGCGCTCGCGATAGGTGTTGCGCTTTGGCGCGGAGCCGTGGCTGCCGTGGTGGCG
Protein-coding regions in this window:
- a CDS encoding DUF512 domain-containing protein, with the protein product MDQTVPAYAAEVADYGRSRDPEPGEGALVKNVRPESPAWDVGIEPGMRVLAVNGEQLTDMIVWLWEADDDTVELEVFDPRDGTVTPVELDRFPGEDWGLEFDGPIFDGMRTCVNACVFCFMTMLPKGGRSTLYIRDDDYRLSFLQGNFVTLTNLSDEDVQNVIDRNMSPMNVSVHAVSPDVRRRMMGRNAQRGMDVLEAIMAAGIEIHAQIVLCPGMNDGEELEKTLRFCEEHEQITSLGIVPLGFTKHQKRFSWSYSDKPELARETIAMIRPFQDRAYERFGRHTFQMSDEFYLDAGIDPPEADFYDGYPQYYDGIGMIRSYLDETDDVLATDAERLARVRSGIALRSQHLLCLSGASARDTVARFVESPQGLAGTVTAIKNRYFGGNVDVTGLIVACDILEQLPQDLSGVMLFVPKLMFNADGMTLDEYHRDDLLANLTSRGAEVHVVSTMPHELLDTLERILGIVPADSNTSTDPTH
- the cmk gene encoding (d)CMP kinase, coding for MIVAIDGPAGSGKSTIAKEIARQLGFNKLDTGAMYRAVTFAALDRGIDLDDEAAIDALAEQIEIRFTNGTGEDTRLTIDGVDASAAIRTPQVDANVSKVSAYPGVRAAMLIHQRRAAEDRDIVAEGRDIGTVVFPNAQVKVFLTADPRERARRRVLQRHQNDAQPLTAKQLEAEVDETLDALKQRDKLDSSREVAPLVPAEDAVHVDSTAHTIDEVVRIIEDLINQRR
- a CDS encoding 4-hydroxy-3-methylbut-2-enyl diphosphate reductase, with translation MSENATNTAATASDQAIAPTIEIAAHAGTCYGVQRALDMALAAAPQAGESTQVHTLGPLIHNPIVVRELAEAGVGLAETLDDATTGTVIIRAHGVVPQVIDTARERGLNVVDATCPYVKKVHMAAERLVREGYRVVVVGEPGHPEVEGILGHAGNDAQVVSCAADANALSLKGKVGLVVQTTQTAQNLAEVVSAITPRVQELRVINTICAATSERQQAAASLAKRCDCMVVVGGKNSGNTRRLAQICANVCEHTHHIEEASELQAAWFTDAHHIGITAGASTPQEHIERAVERIKELCR
- a CDS encoding 1-acyl-sn-glycerol-3-phosphate acyltransferase, encoding MRLFKQTPEDYYNAPYAEFPALIRGTVVVVMAILWAFSKLMWRWKVEDADLLFERQEGHGSVVICNHTSMAEVLAVETALFFGGRRVRPIFKSEFAKTKIVRWAFSRVGGIPVERGTADMKCLRAAQHALQRGEDVLIFPEGTRIRSREIKPEVHGGFALIAQMGKAPVNPLAICGWSDITPKGKKLMRPKKCWIRAGKAVSLSDAPAGLKRTERLAWFETEAMDRVYTMRDELCDEHPGRF